One window of the Shewanella khirikhana genome contains the following:
- a CDS encoding phage tail tape measure protein, whose protein sequence is MAQQLKTDIILNLAGNLATKARQYGNSMSEFAKRNEKAMTLLRSTTEAAGRGIDTLGNRYVGLAAGLVTGATVRNIGNFSEQMTRIGTNAKLTDEQVSQLKGNILSLANQADIRIDTTQFATAVDELLGKTGDFEFVLNNLENMGLFMQAFGADAKSSGALFAQFREKGIRDSKAVMNTIDDLYSQFAIGSVNVKDLASISEQLFATYQSQGPQAITQMGALVQLFAKAKGNANESLTSIQAVFATFSDKQKVQFLNRQGIEVFKKGTKELRQPVELLLEILDKAKNDPLKLGDVFDQTSLQGLAALYSQENKDLLEKMVTSTGEYGETQKAAAKNAAEFNNAMKALNTSFNNFAESRLSQPIKDLADAINGVDQKTIDNWLKWGETALWVVGGLIAAKKGLEVASDLKNIFGSKGAGGAGGGGVTDMGVMPVYVVNMGQGGMGGFGGMPDAAGGNGKSQSKWGRVGSAAKTGAAALIMYPIVDSIADAVIGDTDFGKWAKATTLKDVFPGIFGAGLTDVSKPANNDIANMVNGINGQLNLKLDLSDNRPKLTVVKAPPGISVDPDTGIN, encoded by the coding sequence ATGGCCCAGCAACTTAAAACCGACATCATCCTCAACCTTGCCGGCAATCTTGCCACCAAGGCCCGCCAATATGGCAACTCCATGAGTGAGTTTGCCAAGCGCAATGAAAAAGCCATGACGCTGCTGCGCAGCACTACCGAAGCCGCTGGCCGGGGTATCGATACCCTTGGCAATCGCTATGTTGGTTTGGCGGCTGGGTTGGTTACCGGTGCCACTGTGCGCAATATCGGTAACTTCTCCGAGCAGATGACCCGCATCGGTACCAATGCCAAACTCACCGATGAGCAGGTGTCGCAGCTCAAAGGCAATATTCTGTCACTGGCCAATCAAGCTGATATCCGCATCGATACCACTCAATTTGCCACCGCGGTTGATGAGCTGCTGGGCAAAACCGGTGACTTTGAGTTTGTGCTGAATAACCTGGAAAACATGGGCCTGTTTATGCAGGCTTTTGGCGCGGATGCCAAATCGAGCGGCGCTCTGTTTGCACAGTTCCGCGAGAAAGGCATTCGTGATTCAAAGGCAGTAATGAACACCATTGATGATCTCTACAGCCAGTTCGCCATTGGTAGTGTCAACGTGAAGGATTTGGCATCTATTTCGGAGCAGCTTTTTGCCACTTATCAAAGCCAGGGGCCACAAGCGATTACCCAAATGGGCGCCCTGGTGCAGCTGTTTGCCAAGGCCAAGGGTAATGCCAATGAATCGTTAACCTCAATTCAAGCTGTGTTTGCCACATTCTCGGATAAACAAAAAGTTCAATTTTTAAATCGGCAAGGTATCGAGGTATTTAAAAAAGGCACTAAGGAGCTGCGCCAGCCAGTTGAGTTGCTGCTGGAGATATTGGATAAGGCAAAAAATGACCCGCTTAAATTGGGTGATGTATTTGACCAAACATCATTGCAAGGTTTGGCGGCGTTATATTCGCAGGAAAATAAAGACCTGCTTGAAAAGATGGTGACCTCAACAGGCGAATATGGCGAGACACAAAAAGCAGCCGCTAAAAATGCCGCCGAATTTAATAACGCCATGAAGGCGCTTAATACCTCATTTAATAACTTTGCTGAAAGTCGCCTTTCCCAACCGATTAAAGATTTAGCCGATGCCATTAATGGTGTTGACCAGAAAACGATTGATAACTGGCTTAAGTGGGGTGAAACCGCGCTATGGGTGGTGGGCGGTTTAATTGCCGCCAAGAAAGGTTTGGAAGTAGCCAGTGACCTGAAAAACATATTTGGTAGTAAAGGCGCGGGTGGCGCTGGCGGTGGTGGTGTTACTGATATGGGCGTGATGCCGGTGTACGTGGTCAATATGGGTCAGGGGGGCATGGGCGGCTTTGGCGGTATGCCTGATGCCGCGGGTGGCAATGGCAAGAGTCAAAGCAAATGGGGGCGCGTTGGCAGCGCTGCTAAGACCGGCGCAGCAGCACTCATCATGTACCCAATTGTTGACTCGATTGCTGATGCGGTGATTGGCGATACCGATTTTGGCAAATGGGCCAAGGCCACCACTTTGAAGGATGTCTTTCCCGGGATCTTTGGCGCCGGCCTGACCGATGTCAGCAAACCAGCCAACAACGACATTGCCAACATGGTCAATGGCATTAATGGCCAGTTGAATCTCAAGTTGGATCTGTCTGACAACCGCCCCAAGTTGACTGTAGTGAAAGCCCCACCTGGTATCAGCGTGGATCCCGATACCGGCATCAACTGA
- a CDS encoding phage tail assembly protein has translation MAVMTFDLEHGLKVGEVAHLEVGLKELSSGDYIDAQLAAEKVVVQDGKAIAYTSDVLYGLELLVRQVEYIGSVQGPIGIKELRKLHQDDFTLLQQKASELDQLLAEELAARGRP, from the coding sequence ATGGCGGTCATGACCTTTGACCTGGAGCACGGCCTCAAGGTGGGTGAGGTTGCCCACCTTGAGGTTGGCCTTAAGGAGCTGAGTTCCGGCGACTACATCGATGCGCAGCTGGCGGCCGAAAAGGTAGTGGTGCAGGACGGCAAGGCCATCGCCTATACCAGCGATGTGCTTTACGGGCTGGAGCTGCTGGTGCGCCAGGTGGAATACATCGGCAGTGTGCAGGGCCCTATCGGCATTAAGGAGCTGCGCAAACTGCACCAGGACGACTTCACCTTGCTGCAGCAAAAAGCCTCTGAATTGGATCAACTGCTGGCTGAGGAGTTGGCTGCCAGGGGGCGACCTTAA
- a CDS encoding phage tail sheath subtilisin-like domain-containing protein → MALGNIPNDIKVPLVYIDIDNSQALSGTPALAQKVLVIGQQLATGSAAALTLNRITSSESQMDALYGYGSMLSRMLKMFRKSNAYTDVYAMGVELSGATAAKGEITVAAASAKAGVIALLIAGESVQVAVTEADSAATIATAIIAKVNANTHLPVTAALKAATTETVELTCKWTGSTGDDIDIRYNYYDGEVLPSGVTLTVVDMTGGAGTPDMDAVIAAIPNEWYNHIVMPFNDTQSLNKLRDELVTRWGPLKMIEGIAYTAFRGTFAETGAFGTARNDYLFTCMGTNQAPHSPYEFAAAYAGQASYSLGIDPARPLQTLVMTGLLPPAKEIQWDSTERNLLLGDGIATYMVTPGGEVAIEREVSMYRENAFGDPDPSYLDITTPATLGYLRYSLRTMVTNRFPRHKLANDDVLARLDPGQPVVTPKIMRQAILELANNDWVPKALMEDFDAFKDSLEVYRDESDNNRLNCVFHPDIVNQMRIFAALMQFEL, encoded by the coding sequence ATGGCGTTAGGTAATATCCCCAACGATATCAAGGTGCCGCTGGTCTACATCGATATCGATAACAGTCAGGCACTTTCCGGTACCCCGGCACTGGCGCAAAAGGTGCTGGTGATTGGTCAGCAGCTGGCCACGGGCAGCGCCGCTGCATTGACGCTTAACCGCATCACCAGCAGCGAAAGCCAGATGGATGCGCTGTATGGTTATGGTTCCATGCTATCGCGGATGCTGAAAATGTTCCGCAAGTCCAACGCCTATACCGATGTGTATGCCATGGGCGTAGAGCTTTCCGGTGCCACTGCCGCCAAAGGTGAAATCACCGTGGCCGCCGCCAGCGCCAAAGCCGGTGTGATTGCGCTGCTGATTGCCGGCGAGTCGGTGCAGGTTGCGGTAACGGAGGCTGATAGCGCCGCAACCATTGCTACGGCCATCATTGCCAAGGTGAATGCCAATACCCATTTGCCGGTAACGGCCGCGCTGAAAGCCGCCACCACGGAAACCGTGGAGCTTACCTGTAAGTGGACCGGCAGCACAGGCGACGATATCGACATCCGCTACAACTACTACGACGGTGAAGTGCTGCCAAGCGGTGTGACTCTCACCGTGGTAGATATGACTGGCGGCGCCGGCACGCCCGATATGGATGCAGTGATCGCCGCCATTCCCAACGAGTGGTACAACCATATCGTGATGCCATTCAACGACACCCAAAGCCTGAACAAGCTACGCGATGAGCTGGTGACGCGCTGGGGGCCGCTGAAGATGATTGAAGGCATTGCCTATACCGCGTTCCGGGGCACCTTTGCTGAAACCGGCGCTTTCGGTACCGCCCGTAACGACTATCTGTTTACCTGTATGGGCACCAACCAGGCGCCACACTCGCCCTATGAGTTTGCCGCCGCCTATGCCGGTCAGGCGTCGTACTCGCTGGGGATAGATCCGGCCCGCCCGCTGCAAACCCTGGTGATGACAGGCCTGCTGCCACCCGCCAAGGAAATCCAGTGGGACAGCACCGAGCGCAACCTGTTGCTGGGTGATGGCATTGCCACCTACATGGTGACGCCGGGTGGCGAAGTGGCCATCGAGCGCGAAGTCAGCATGTACCGCGAAAACGCCTTTGGGGATCCGGACCCAAGTTATCTGGACATCACCACCCCGGCAACGCTTGGCTACCTGCGCTATTCACTGCGCACCATGGTAACCAACCGCTTCCCGCGCCATAAGCTGGCCAACGATGATGTGCTGGCACGGCTTGACCCAGGGCAGCCAGTGGTGACCCCCAAGATTATGCGCCAGGCGATTCTGGAACTGGCCAATAACGATTGGGTACCCAAGGCGCTGATGGAAGACTTTGATGCGTTCAAGGACAGCCTGGAGGTGTACCGCGATGAGAGCGACAACAACCGCCTCAACTGCGTATTCCACCCTGACATTGTCAACCAGATGCGTATCTTTGCAGCGCTGATGCAATTTGAACTCTAA
- a CDS encoding phage tail tube protein, whose product MGQILGEVVIRANSKQLKTKKGSTLSPGGYTRTPHVGPGRVWGQSNEYTVPTIAVVIAADEDVDVLEINAITNATLTWEGDNGVDYMMTDCAPQAPFTISDSGDITGTFQGNKVERI is encoded by the coding sequence ATGGGTCAAATCCTTGGTGAAGTGGTTATTCGTGCCAACAGCAAGCAGCTGAAAACGAAAAAGGGTTCCACCCTCAGCCCGGGCGGTTATACCCGTACGCCGCATGTTGGACCAGGGCGGGTGTGGGGCCAATCGAACGAGTACACGGTACCCACCATTGCGGTGGTGATCGCCGCCGATGAAGATGTGGATGTGCTGGAAATCAACGCCATCACCAATGCCACCCTCACCTGGGAAGGTGACAACGGCGTCGACTATATGATGACCGACTGTGCCCCGCAGGCACCTTTTACCATCAGTGACAGCGGCGACATTACCGGCACCTTCCAGGGCAACAAGGTGGAGCGCATCTGA
- a CDS encoding DNA circularization protein, with protein MAFEDRLSASFRGVAFLLEEADGESGRRAVPHSYPKKEVGYTEDNGKVLTRENITGRVLGDDYLQQLEAILTALNKPGPGELVHPWFGIRKVQIGRVSHKLVNRIDGTATFSFEVFEVGENLFPNASSDTATEVGTEAANTQVSIEQTFANEFDVDALDGVGDMVDLFLDDMDELARGLPSLPDELRQWTDRLMRTKDSIGALLAYPGELARETMGLLEDIKGVVKDPIRSLEVYRNVQNRWQGTRAELAVSGGLARDISSEGGMAASVPKISNPTKLDAIQANAAAFKTLVLDSAAVAQCAALAEADIVQKLDDQEQMVESLSGAERNAILTGQQLKSLGYGIADQLAEYAATAVENGSSAVWRQMRRLRQAVLADTRARAELLPQVSIYRPVTTVPVALVAWQQTGNTERRDSIVKRNGFANPAFILPTADVEIISES; from the coding sequence ATGGCATTTGAAGATCGTTTATCAGCATCCTTCCGGGGTGTTGCATTTTTACTGGAAGAGGCTGACGGCGAAAGCGGCCGCCGCGCCGTGCCGCATTCATACCCCAAAAAGGAAGTGGGCTACACCGAGGACAACGGCAAGGTATTAACCCGGGAGAACATTACCGGGCGAGTGCTGGGTGATGACTATCTGCAGCAGCTTGAAGCGATACTGACCGCATTGAATAAGCCTGGACCGGGTGAGCTGGTGCATCCCTGGTTTGGCATTCGCAAGGTGCAGATTGGCCGGGTCAGCCACAAGCTGGTAAACCGCATTGATGGCACAGCAACCTTCAGTTTTGAGGTGTTTGAGGTTGGTGAAAACCTGTTCCCCAATGCCAGCAGCGATACCGCGACTGAAGTCGGTACCGAGGCCGCCAACACCCAGGTTTCGATTGAACAGACCTTTGCCAATGAGTTTGACGTCGATGCTCTGGACGGCGTGGGCGACATGGTGGACTTGTTCCTGGACGATATGGACGAACTGGCGCGGGGCTTGCCTTCGCTGCCGGATGAGCTGCGCCAGTGGACCGACAGACTGATGCGCACCAAGGACTCGATAGGCGCATTGCTGGCCTATCCCGGTGAGCTGGCCCGCGAAACCATGGGCCTGCTGGAAGACATCAAAGGGGTGGTAAAAGACCCAATACGCTCGCTTGAGGTGTACCGCAATGTGCAAAATCGCTGGCAGGGTACCCGCGCTGAGCTGGCGGTGAGTGGTGGCCTTGCCAGGGATATCAGCAGCGAAGGCGGCATGGCGGCGTCGGTGCCAAAAATATCCAACCCCACCAAGCTTGATGCCATTCAGGCCAATGCTGCGGCCTTTAAAACTCTGGTGCTTGACAGTGCTGCTGTGGCGCAGTGCGCGGCATTGGCAGAGGCCGACATAGTGCAGAAGCTCGATGACCAGGAGCAAATGGTTGAAAGCCTCTCTGGCGCCGAGCGTAACGCCATTCTGACCGGCCAGCAGCTTAAGTCATTGGGATATGGCATTGCCGACCAGTTGGCGGAGTATGCCGCCACAGCGGTAGAGAACGGCAGCAGCGCCGTATGGCGCCAAATGCGCCGTTTACGCCAGGCAGTGCTGGCCGATACCCGCGCCCGCGCCGAGCTGCTGCCGCAGGTAAGCATATATCGCCCAGTTACCACTGTACCTGTGGCCCTGGTGGCGTGGCAGCAAACCGGTAATACCGAACGGCGCGACAGTATTGTGAAGCGTAATGGCTTTGCCAATCCGGCCTTTATTTTACCCACCGCCGACGTTGAGATTATTTCGGAGAGCTGA
- a CDS encoding phage baseplate assembly protein gives MADNIILKAGGNIYQGWTKISVTRSLEAMSGTFDLELTWKWQGQAGQYEKFMEPIKQGQQCTVDIGSERVITGYVDDWIPSYDDTTVTISVSGRDKTADLVDCSVDIQSGQLNNQTLSQIANLVCKPFGIEVVVNTDVGEAFQRIQVEQGETPHELLSRLARQRGVLLTSDTFGNLVITRASKTRAGVALKLGENIKAGRGRFSWRQRYSKFTVKAAGAGHGAWDSAALSTVGGIKADVTDTEIGRYRPLIIVNEEITTAEGAAKRGQWERQRSIGKSNTVEYTVTGWRIPQTGNLWDINTLVPVSDEIMGIEEDMLIASLMFSEGDDGRLTVISVVRPDAMDIPAQVVSNTKLGGGQW, from the coding sequence ATGGCTGACAATATTATTTTAAAAGCCGGCGGCAATATTTATCAGGGCTGGACCAAAATCAGCGTGACTCGCTCGCTTGAGGCAATGTCGGGCACTTTTGATTTGGAATTAACCTGGAAATGGCAAGGGCAAGCAGGCCAATACGAAAAGTTTATGGAGCCCATCAAGCAGGGCCAGCAATGCACCGTGGATATTGGCAGCGAGCGGGTGATTACCGGCTATGTGGATGACTGGATCCCCAGTTATGACGATACCACTGTGACCATTTCTGTCTCTGGCCGTGATAAAACTGCCGACCTGGTGGATTGCTCGGTAGATATCCAAAGTGGCCAGCTTAATAACCAAACCTTAAGCCAAATCGCTAACCTGGTTTGCAAACCATTTGGCATCGAGGTGGTGGTAAATACCGATGTGGGCGAGGCGTTTCAGCGAATTCAGGTTGAACAGGGGGAGACCCCGCACGAGCTGCTGTCGCGCCTCGCCAGACAGCGCGGTGTGCTGCTGACCAGCGACACCTTTGGCAACCTGGTGATTACCCGTGCCAGCAAAACCCGGGCTGGGGTGGCCTTGAAGCTGGGCGAGAACATCAAAGCGGGCCGTGGGCGTTTCAGTTGGCGCCAGCGCTATAGCAAGTTCACTGTGAAAGCTGCTGGAGCTGGGCATGGCGCCTGGGACAGCGCCGCGTTATCAACCGTAGGCGGTATTAAAGCTGATGTGACGGATACCGAGATAGGCCGCTACCGGCCGCTGATTATCGTTAATGAAGAGATCACCACTGCAGAAGGTGCGGCCAAGCGGGGCCAGTGGGAACGCCAGCGCAGCATTGGTAAATCCAACACGGTGGAATACACGGTAACCGGCTGGCGCATACCGCAAACCGGTAACCTGTGGGACATCAATACCCTGGTACCCGTGAGTGATGAGATCATGGGTATCGAAGAAGACATGCTGATTGCTTCATTGATGTTCAGCGAAGGTGACGATGGTCGCCTGACCGTTATCAGCGTGGTAAGGCCTGATGCCATGGACATTCCGGCCCAAGTGGTGAGCAACACCAAGCTTGGAGGTGGCCAGTGGTAA
- a CDS encoding YmfQ family protein, with protein sequence MGHSVTQWTASLMAQMPRGILWPREVTLDLNKYAAGYAPRLERAEASADELLYEMRPETTTKLLDEWEEYLGLPECKSDLGNNIEYRRYAVVEKYHRKGGLQAWNVQKLATDLGFTVEVDEAFPHHCLRGCTYPLWGPQYRYIMRVTVYGIPGAYMTCLDDVLTPLLTADAGVLECTLNRYKLGGLYYEFYYAV encoded by the coding sequence ATGGGGCACTCCGTAACGCAGTGGACAGCCTCACTGATGGCTCAGATGCCGCGAGGCATTCTGTGGCCAAGAGAAGTTACGCTCGATTTAAACAAATACGCCGCCGGCTATGCCCCACGCCTGGAGCGGGCAGAAGCGAGTGCTGATGAACTGCTTTATGAAATGCGCCCAGAGACCACCACCAAGCTGCTTGACGAGTGGGAAGAATATCTGGGGCTGCCTGAGTGCAAATCAGACCTTGGCAACAACATCGAATACCGCCGCTATGCTGTCGTCGAGAAATACCACCGCAAAGGCGGCCTGCAAGCCTGGAATGTGCAGAAGCTGGCCACTGATTTGGGCTTTACCGTGGAAGTGGATGAGGCATTCCCCCACCACTGTTTGCGGGGGTGCACCTACCCATTATGGGGTCCGCAGTACCGTTACATCATGCGGGTGACAGTGTACGGCATTCCAGGTGCCTATATGACCTGCCTGGATGATGTGTTGACGCCGCTGCTGACAGCCGATGCAGGTGTGCTGGAGTGCACTCTGAACCGTTACAAGCTCGGCGGTTTGTATTACGAATTTTATTACGCCGTTTAG
- a CDS encoding baseplate J/gp47 family protein, whose amino-acid sequence MPFNVPTLRSLIESGLIDIEASLDTVLPKFGIEQALNAAVSGSVRDLYDYQSWIVRQIIPSTESEDQTIIDTARYEGVIQKLATSAAGPVTFTGNVPIPVDTVMTHSDGRLYRVVLSNAPSGGSVVVQVEAEQTGAAGNLLAGTVLTLVSTVPGIQPNGIAGDITGGADLEAVAQVLERLLFRKRNPPMGGAVHDYVAWCREVPGVNRAWAVDNYQGPATVGYAFVFDDRPDILPTYADQVAMAEYIYRHPDPATGADVGRPGGIEAVYIPLVLKTTDLDIALTPDTAELRQSVLTSVQSYFNTLSPGETLLLSGVRTAIGSTVGVTDYLLDLAADVTSLSNELHALGVVTWGTP is encoded by the coding sequence GTGCCGTTTAACGTTCCTACGCTGCGTAGTCTTATCGAGAGCGGCTTAATTGATATTGAAGCGTCGCTCGATACTGTGCTGCCAAAATTTGGTATTGAGCAGGCATTGAATGCTGCCGTGAGTGGCAGCGTGCGTGACCTGTACGATTATCAAAGCTGGATCGTGCGCCAGATAATCCCCTCAACTGAGTCAGAAGACCAAACCATTATTGATACCGCCCGCTATGAGGGTGTGATCCAGAAACTGGCAACCAGTGCCGCAGGCCCTGTGACCTTTACCGGTAACGTGCCTATTCCTGTTGACACCGTGATGACGCATTCAGATGGCCGCCTGTACCGGGTGGTGCTATCGAATGCGCCATCCGGTGGCTCTGTGGTGGTACAGGTTGAGGCCGAGCAAACTGGCGCTGCCGGTAACCTGCTTGCAGGCACAGTATTAACCCTGGTTTCTACCGTGCCTGGTATTCAACCAAACGGCATTGCTGGCGACATTACCGGCGGCGCAGATCTGGAGGCCGTTGCCCAGGTGCTGGAGCGTTTGCTGTTTCGTAAACGCAACCCGCCGATGGGCGGCGCTGTACATGACTATGTTGCCTGGTGCCGCGAAGTGCCCGGGGTAAACCGCGCCTGGGCCGTGGACAACTACCAGGGACCGGCTACCGTGGGTTACGCATTTGTTTTTGATGACCGGCCTGACATCCTGCCAACCTACGCCGACCAGGTGGCCATGGCGGAGTATATCTATCGCCACCCAGACCCGGCCACAGGCGCTGACGTGGGCCGCCCTGGTGGCATCGAGGCTGTGTACATTCCGCTGGTACTGAAAACCACCGATTTGGATATCGCCCTGACGCCTGACACGGCCGAGCTGCGCCAAAGCGTGCTTACCAGTGTGCAAAGCTATTTCAACACCCTTAGCCCTGGTGAAACCCTGCTGCTGAGTGGTGTGCGTACTGCCATTGGCTCAACTGTGGGTGTGACAGATTACCTGCTTGATTTGGCCGCGGACGTTACGTCTCTTTCCAACGAATTGCATGCACTGGGAGTGGTTACATGGGGCACTCCGTAA
- a CDS encoding phage baseplate assembly protein V, with translation MVTERYIDKLLAPIRRRITGMLTRAVVTGIVEDLQRQNLQLKMHADESGDNIERFQNYGISSYPPAGAEAIVAALGGSLSGLVAIAVEDKKYRPQGESGDVFLYHLDGHKIRLTQAGQIIVTATDVIFEAANSFTIISPETLIQGPLHVTGGISTDLGIYATGAITSGSVVTGSDLSANNISYLGHTHLDAESRPTSAPQ, from the coding sequence GTGGTAACCGAACGCTACATTGACAAGCTGCTGGCTCCTATACGCCGCCGTATAACCGGCATGCTGACCCGCGCTGTGGTCACCGGTATTGTTGAAGACCTGCAACGCCAGAACCTGCAGCTGAAGATGCATGCTGATGAGTCCGGTGACAATATCGAGCGCTTCCAGAACTATGGCATCAGCTCTTATCCACCGGCCGGAGCCGAGGCCATTGTGGCAGCCCTTGGCGGCAGCTTGTCCGGCCTGGTTGCGATTGCCGTTGAAGATAAAAAATATCGGCCACAGGGTGAAAGCGGTGATGTTTTTCTATACCATCTTGATGGTCATAAAATCCGCTTAACCCAGGCTGGCCAGATAATCGTTACAGCAACCGACGTTATTTTCGAAGCCGCCAACTCCTTCACTATTATTTCCCCTGAAACATTAATTCAAGGCCCGTTACATGTGACCGGTGGAATATCAACAGACCTTGGCATTTATGCCACTGGCGCTATTACCTCAGGCAGCGTGGTAACTGGCTCTGACCTGTCGGCCAACAATATTTCGTATCTTGGGCACACCCATTTAGACGCAGAAAGCAGGCCGACCTCAGCACCGCAATAA
- a CDS encoding phage GP46 family protein, with the protein MSVSIMLDMAKNAGVLIDSEGGNIDGDISSLVLISVFTDARAEDSDTLPDGSADRRGWPGDSFYDAPWGSKLWLLYREKLTTDVRNKAVKYAQDALAWMLQDDGNGALAKSVVVTGSIPRFQTLALKFVITKPDGEVISFTASKRWETQGAV; encoded by the coding sequence ATGAGCGTTAGCATCATGCTGGACATGGCCAAAAATGCCGGAGTGCTGATTGACAGCGAGGGGGGGAATATCGATGGCGACATTTCCTCCCTCGTTTTGATCTCAGTGTTTACCGATGCCCGCGCCGAGGATTCAGATACCTTGCCGGATGGCTCGGCAGACCGCCGAGGCTGGCCAGGTGACAGCTTCTACGATGCGCCATGGGGCTCGAAGCTTTGGCTGCTGTACCGCGAGAAGCTGACAACCGATGTGCGTAATAAGGCGGTGAAGTACGCGCAGGATGCGCTGGCGTGGATGCTTCAGGATGATGGCAACGGCGCCTTGGCTAAGTCTGTTGTGGTGACCGGTTCTATTCCGCGCTTTCAGACCCTGGCCTTGAAATTTGTAATAACCAAACCTGACGGTGAGGTGATCTCGTTTACCGCCTCCAAACGATGGGAGACACAAGGTGCCGTTTAA